The genomic DNA TAGGAAAATTGATGCTTGTCTAAAATCTGCTGAACAAGAAACAGTCCGATACCTGTTCCGCCATCTTTTCGATTGCGGCTATAATCTGGCCGATAAAGCGGTTGGAAAATGCGTTTTAATTCCTCCGGCTCCAATAAGCGTTCTACCTGATTGTCTACGAGTAGACTGTCTTCCTGACAGACCATGCGTATAGTTGCACCTGGTCGGCTATAACGAAAGGCATTGTCCAAAATATTCTTAATCGCTTTGAGCAAGTAGACCTGATTGCCAACCAACTGGGTCGGTCCCAACTGAACCTGAAAATCAAAGCCTTTGACCTGGGCTAAACTTTGGTAGCTGGTCAAAGATTCCTCTAGTAAACGATCCAAGAAAAAGTTTTCCTTGCTGTCTTCAAGTGCCATGTCCAAATTGGTTGCCTCCAAGATGGACTGAACCAGATGAGATTGTTCCTGAAGGATGGAGCGGCACTTCTTCAGATAGGTATCGTGATCTTTGAAATCTCCTACATTGTAAATCATTCCCTCTACCAAGCCCAGCATACTGGCAATAGGGGTCTTTAATTCATGCGATGTCATGCGCAAAAAGTCCGATTTTTCCCGCTCACGTGCTACTGTCCGCTCATTTTCGCTCTTTAATTCCTCGATGCTGGTCAACAATTTATCATAGAGGCTATTAACATCTTCTGCCAGGGTAGCTACTTCATCTGTTCCAACAATCTCGCAGGCTAGGCCTTTCTCCAAAGACTGCATCTGTCAGGCAGTTTCAGATATAGTCCGAATCCGCCTTGTTGACAGACGACTGTATACAAAGGCGGCTGAAATAGCCAAAATGATGATAAGAACAAGGATAAAGGGATAGAAGGTCAAAAGTGTTTGACTGACATCCGATAGCGAATGAAAACCGTAATCCGCTAGTAGATAGAATTTATTTCCTTCCGCAGATTCAATCGGTACCGTCCATGAGCCAATCTCATCAAAATCACCTTTTTCCAAGTAGTCACGCTCAGCCTGAAGGGCTTCGGTATCATCTGGACGAGGATAGACAACGTTCTCACCGTCACTAAGCAGAGTGAGCAAAATATTGGATTTGCCCTATCATAATCATCAATTTTATCAAGAATTTCCGCCTCTGGCTTTTTATCGAGTTGTTTGACAACCCTCTGAAAATCCTGCTTGAGTTCCTGCTTCTTTACCTGACTATAGTAAATGGGCATCACAAAATATAATAAGGCCAACAAGAGCATGGAGCACAATGCAATCATCGTGGTTACAATCAGGAAATTCTTCCTAGCTAAGCCCATGTTAATCCTCCTCAATCTGATAACCTCGACCGATAACTGTCTTCAACGGTAAGGTTGGTAATTTCTTGCGCAAGTTCTTGATGTGGTTGTCAAGAACTCGGCTATCCAGCTCAGTATAGCCCCAGATTCCCATCATTAGTGCATCACGACTGACAATTTTGCCCCTGCGCTCTGATAAAAACAACAAGACTTCATATTCCTTCTTGGTCAACTGGACTTCTTCTTCGCTCAGATGCACCGCTCCACTGGTCGGCTGAATCTGAATATCGCCGATTTGGATAACATCTAAATCCATCTTATTTCTGAGAATATTCTCGATACGTTTCATCAGGATAAGAGGCGAAAATGGTTTGACAACATAGTCGCTAATCAGATGGTTAAAACTCAATAGCTGCGTGTATTCATCATCCATAGCAGTCAGCATTAGAACAGGTACCTGAGAGGTCTTGCGAATTTCTTTTAGGACTTCAATGCCAGTCATGGACGGAACCATAATATCAAGGATAAGCAAGTCAAACTCTTCTTCTTGAGCCGTTGCCAGAGCAAGCTTGCCATCAAAGATCGGAAGAGGCGTGTGACCATGCTCTTTTAAAAATTCACAGACCACCTGATTGATTACCTGATCATCTTCCATTACTAATATGCGTGCCATAAAAACTTCCTCTTTCTTTGCATAAGATTCTATTACTATTATATGCTCCTTTCCTTCTAACTGCAAGACTTGACTCAGGCTGCACAATAGCCTCTAAAAGCTTTCGTACAGGCATTCCTAGCTCCGCCTCCTCAAAAAACAGATAAAAAACAGAATGATATTAGAGGAGAAATAGTAGAATTTGGTAAACTAAAGGCATAAAATAAGAAAGGATATTCGTATGACTTCGCGACAACAAGTTACACACCTAAAATGGTTCGACATACTCATCCTAACAGTTATCATGTTTGGTGAAGGTATCTTCAATTCCACAATGCAGTACTTGGCCCTTCAACATCAAACAAGAACAATCGAAGAGAATCTTACTTTTTCCACCTTTGCAAACTACCAAGCACTTGCCATGCAGCTGGTTTGGCTATCTTTTGCCATCTTCTATCTGGTATTTAGGAACTTTGATTTTTCGGTTATAAAACAGAAGATTAAACTGACTCCCTGGCTGCCTCTGCAAACCATAGGATTCTTTTTAATCGCAGCTCTAGCCATGGACATCTACTACTATCTGACTTATCAGTTGACCCTATTTCCAGTACCATCCATGTTTCAGTTGCTGCCAAATATCGATTTGTCCTTGCTCCTCTACTCACTTTTAAACGGATTTTACGAAGAGGTCTTTTTCTTAGGTATCTGTCTTGCCGTCAAGCCTGAATACACCAAGTGGGCATTTCTTTATTCACTCTTGGTTCGCATCAGTTTTCATACCTATCAAGGGATTGGAGCAGCCCTGGGAATCGGATTGGTTTTGGGAACCGTCTTTTACTTGATTTATAAACACCTCAAACCTCAAAACCTTCTTCCCTTCTTTCTAGCCCATGCCATAGCTGATGTCATCGGACTAACTATTCTCTCTTACATCTTATACTAATCAGAACAACTTAGAAAAGGAAAACAATGAAAAAATTATTTACTAAATACAAGTCTTACTTCTTCATCCTACTAGCAACTGTTGGTTTCTTTGTCGGCTGCCAGAATCTCTTTGAAACCTTTGGCTCTCCTGAAGGCAATGAAGCCAAATACCCTCTTTTCTTACTAACTATTTCTCTAGTAACAATCTATATGCTGCCAATGCTTGTCTTCATTCGTTACTTGGCAAAGCGGTACTCCATTTCTCAGTCACTTATCAACCTGAGTTGGTTGCTAGGCTTGACAGCTAATTTTGCCTTTTCAGAAATAGGGCATGAAATCGTTGGTTACTTCTGGCTTCATATCATCAAAGCTGATGAACAATTTCTCAATGATTGGGGAGCAGCTGTTTCTGCGCCTTTTGCTGAAGAAATCGCAAAAGGGATTGTCGTGCTGTTGGTTCTGGCTATCCTAAGCAAATGGAGTCTGAAAAATGCCTTGGTTAGCGGAATGATTGTCGGACTGAGTTTTCAGGTTATCGAAGATTGCATCTATGTCTTCAACGATATGTTCAAACAAAACGTGGATGGTTTTGTGACTATTTTGGAACGGATTAGCCAGGCTGGAGCTAGTCACTGGACTTTCACAGCTTTGTTCGGGGTAGGTGCCGCTACTTTATTCATCAAGAACAGCGGTCTGAGCAAGATTCGGAGCTTCCTCTTCTTGTTCGCAAGCATCTTCCTTCACTTCCTGTACAACTCACCTTTTAATGTAGGCTCTGTTACACTTGCTCTCATGGTATTGAACTTCACCTGCTTCCTAATCGCCTTCAAATCCGTAGACAGCCTGACTCTTTCAAAAGAAAGCAACTCACTAGCATAGGAACATCCTCCTTTCTCCGCTCAAAAGAGCGGAGTTTTTTGTAGGTAAAAAAGTGTTTTGGCAAAAAACCTCAAACGTTAACATCTCCAGCCACAAAAACAGAGAAAAAATAAATAGACTTGAGAGAATAGGTAGATATATTTGATAGACTAAAAACAGAAAATAAAAAATTAAGTTTCCACTAAATTTTTAAAGGAACGTTTTTATGAAACCCAATTCTTTGAGAAGCACAAGATGAAGTTGATTATTTTTCTAGCTGTATGGGGATTTTTTTCTGGTTGCAAGATCTTACTGACCTTTTTTGGTAAGCCAAATGGGCTCGAAGCAAAATACCCTCTTTTCTTTCTGACCATTTCATTGGTTGCCCTCTATGTCATCCCCATGATTTTTCTTATCCGTTATCTAGCAAAACGCTTTGATATTTCAAAAAAGGTTGTTCATCTTAGCTGGGTTTTAGGAATAACAGCTAGTTACTACTTCTCTGGTATTGGACAAACGCTTTTAGGAGCTTTTTGGTTGTTGGTGGTCAAGCCACCTCAATCCTTCATTGATGCCTGGGGAGCCGCTGTCACCGCCCCCATCCATGAAGAAGTTGGAAAAGGTCTGGTTGTTCTTCTGGTACTCCTCTTGTTCAAACAGCTCAATCTGAAGAATGCCTTGGTCAGTGGTCTGATTGTTGGCCTGAGTTTTCAAGTGGTTGAAGATTGTGTCTACACTTTCCAGCAAATATTCACTGCTAAAACAGATGGTTTTGCAACCCTTATTGAACGAATTGTCCACGCTGGTGGTACTCACTGGACCTTCTCCCTTGTCTTTGCCGTCGGTATGGTTGCCCTCATTTCCAAAAACAGGGGCATGACAAAAACGCAGGGGCTCTTCTGGCTCTCAATGGCAGTCCTTGCCCATTTTCTCTTAAATACTCCTTTCAATGCTGGCCTCACTTCCGACACGGCCGAAGTAACCATTCTCATGCTTTGTTTCA from Streptococcus oriscaviae includes the following:
- a CDS encoding response regulator transcription factor; this translates as MARILVMEDDQVINQVVCEFLKEHGHTPLPIFDGKLALATAQEEEFDLLILDIMVPSMTGIEVLKEIRKTSQVPVLMLTAMDDEYTQLLSFNHLISDYVVKPFSPLILMKRIENILRNKMDLDVIQIGDIQIQPTSGAVHLSEEEVQLTKKEYEVLLFLSERRGKIVSRDALMMGIWGYTELDSRVLDNHIKNLRKKLPTLPLKTVIGRGYQIEED
- a CDS encoding CPBP family glutamic-type intramembrane protease, whose amino-acid sequence is MTSRQQVTHLKWFDILILTVIMFGEGIFNSTMQYLALQHQTRTIEENLTFSTFANYQALAMQLVWLSFAIFYLVFRNFDFSVIKQKIKLTPWLPLQTIGFFLIAALAMDIYYYLTYQLTLFPVPSMFQLLPNIDLSLLLYSLLNGFYEEVFFLGICLAVKPEYTKWAFLYSLLVRISFHTYQGIGAALGIGLVLGTVFYLIYKHLKPQNLLPFFLAHAIADVIGLTILSYILY
- a CDS encoding PrsW family glutamic-type intramembrane protease, with translation MKKLFTKYKSYFFILLATVGFFVGCQNLFETFGSPEGNEAKYPLFLLTISLVTIYMLPMLVFIRYLAKRYSISQSLINLSWLLGLTANFAFSEIGHEIVGYFWLHIIKADEQFLNDWGAAVSAPFAEEIAKGIVVLLVLAILSKWSLKNALVSGMIVGLSFQVIEDCIYVFNDMFKQNVDGFVTILERISQAGASHWTFTALFGVGAATLFIKNSGLSKIRSFLFLFASIFLHFLYNSPFNVGSVTLALMVLNFTCFLIAFKSVDSLTLSKESNSLA
- a CDS encoding PrsW family glutamic-type intramembrane protease, with product MKLIIFLAVWGFFSGCKILLTFFGKPNGLEAKYPLFFLTISLVALYVIPMIFLIRYLAKRFDISKKVVHLSWVLGITASYYFSGIGQTLLGAFWLLVVKPPQSFIDAWGAAVTAPIHEEVGKGLVVLLVLLLFKQLNLKNALVSGLIVGLSFQVVEDCVYTFQQIFTAKTDGFATLIERIVHAGGTHWTFSLVFAVGMVALISKNRGMTKTQGLFWLSMAVLAHFLLNTPFNAGLTSDTAEVTILMLCFNLCLALAAFKSVDRIENNIEKSA